TAAATTTTTCAGTTCACATTGATTAAGGAACAAAAGGGTTAGCAGATACGTACTCTAGTCTTGTCCATTGCATTATTGGGAATTTGGGAGGTGGGGGGTGGGAGCTTTTGTCAGTAACTAATTCAAGAGTATTATCGGTACAAAAAAAACTCTCTCCCCGCTGCAGAGCGTAAGGGTGGAGCTTTGCGTGTTGAGGAGGAAGTGTTCTAGTcttagttttaggtttttagatAAGCATCAGTGGCTTTTATCTCGTCCTGTTCTGGGATGAAGATAtcgtttttatgttttgttttgttggggGTGTAAAGGCAGAAAATCTTTGCCTTTTTCAGGCCTTGTGTTTTGCTTCATGGATTCACCGGTTTGATGGGTGGACTAGCCATCTTTTGGATCTGTTGTTCATTCTCCATGGTTTGGAGACAACTATGTTCACAGAATCACGGTCCTATCGGAAGTGGGCGCTGGTGGACGATCTACATTGGTGTACGTGGACGAGTGGTCTGGGATTTCTGCACCAGTAACAGTTCGACAGTTTCGGGTGCGGAAGTGAAGGCGCTCTTGGAGGGGGAAATGATATTTACCCACCCCAATGTATCTTGTGTGAgtgcagttgttgtgatagTGATGTGTAAGTATCATTTTTCGTCGGTCCTGTTTTAGATTGGCACCACAAGCCGAATTTTAACCAAGACGTGTTCCGACAATCTGGGTTAACTACGACGTGTTCATCAAGCCGTGCTACTGCCTGGTAGTTTCAGACGGTTTGAAAGTATGGCCCATTCCATGCGTTAAGCCAGCCAGTGAACTGTAtttattgtttctttctttgtctattgtagtagtcttatttgcggtctgttctttttttaagatcaaaacTTGGTTTATAAAAGCTAGTTTATAGCTCAGATATGCCCTCTCCTACTCCTAGATCGAGGAGAGACTTATTcttgatattttcttttgtctaAATTCTTTTGCAGAAGCTGTGATTTGTAATGAACTGAATTTGACTTTAGCATAGAAAACTTTATGCCCTGAGCTTCTTAGTTTATTAGGGAATCATTGTAATTGGACCGTTTGGtctctttttaatatattggaAGGTatctttgaataaaaataaaaaaacaaaataaaattcaagaaaaccAAGTGTCTTCCGTTGATGTAAAAACCAGTCACCAAAACATATGTAACATtccaaacaacaacataaaatattaataagatcaaCTATGATATCACTAACTGTACATAAAACCTCTCTCAGGGATGTCTTCTTGAACACCGGTAACAAAAAAACCAGGCAATTACACAGGCGTTCGTATCCAACAGAGTAATCTTGGGTCATAATATATCTCTTTGTAAGATCTAAGTATCAGCAAATTACACAAGAATTCGGATTCTCATCTGCAAAAGAATTCGGATTCCCCTCTGTGCAACTGACAAACCCATGTTTGTTGTTCATGTAAGGATTGTAGGCTTGGTAGGCCTTCATAAGCTCATCCACATCACCCCTTTTCTCATCCTTCTTTGGCTTTTCTTTCTCAGGTTCTTTCTCCTCCTTGTCCTTCTTTGGCTCTTCTTTCTCCGtcttcttctcctcttttgCTGGTTCAACAGATAATATTTCCGTGCTGCAGAGTTTCTTCAACTTTTTGACTACATCAACCGGATTGACGTCCCCGATCACGTCCAATTTCTGGTCCTTCATGTTCATGCTGATTGATTCCACACCTACAAAAATTACATAACAGAACCAGCCAAATTAGTCAGCTTTTCAAGCTTTAAGATCTGGCATCTCTTTCTGTAAATCAAGgaaaattcaagaaataaaatcaaatatacTAGTTCGACTAATCAGCTTTCATTATTGAGACAGATATTTCTTCAACTTTTGAGCCCAAACGACATGATAACGTATTTTCATGAAGCATAATAGCAGAGACTACCAAAGGGTTAGAATAACCTGGAAGACCAGAGACAGACTTCATGGCCTTTTGCTTCAATCTTTCATCTTGCAAGTGCACCTTCAATATCAGTTTCTGTCATAAAAGACGACAAAAATCCATTAAGATTTATATATCaggaaataaattattattattttttttttcaaaaaaaaaaggccaccAGACCCATCACATGATTTGGCAACCCAAGTTTTGTCAC
This DNA window, taken from Alnus glutinosa chromosome 5, dhAlnGlut1.1, whole genome shotgun sequence, encodes the following:
- the LOC133869816 gene encoding heavy metal-associated isoprenylated plant protein 39-like, producing the protein MKKLILKVHLQDERLKQKAMKSVSGLPGVESISMNMKDQKLDVIGDVNPVDVVKKLKKLCSTEILSVEPAKEEKKTEKEEPKKDKEEKEPEKEKPKKDEKRGDVDELMKAYQAYNPYMNNKHGFVSCTEGNPNSFADENPNSCVIC